Proteins encoded together in one Laspinema palackyanum D2c window:
- a CDS encoding cell division protein FtsQ/DivIB, whose amino-acid sequence MDTIGTVSQSELVRRRRQLRRSRRQKVFQAGWQLLAVSSLAGFLLWTTTSPALVIDTPEQVEIDGNEFLSDRAIRSLLPLSYPRSILHVRPQELARELESAGTIAKATVSRQLFPPGLKVTVHERYPVAIANEGNAIGPGVPTATPPGLSPNPAVGSPGVRSVGLLDERGTWMPLESYTTLDPTAQLPQLRVIGPLEQYRSSWQSVYQSIRRSPIKIHEINWQDPANLILKTELGLVHCGPYSPRFAEQVTRLGQMGDLPNQIDLAQIAYIDLTNPDRPSLQRIGVTAPQTVPTPENP is encoded by the coding sequence ATGGATACCATCGGAACGGTCTCTCAGTCCGAGTTAGTGCGTCGCCGTCGTCAACTGAGGCGATCGCGGCGTCAGAAAGTTTTCCAAGCCGGTTGGCAACTGTTAGCAGTCAGTTCCCTGGCCGGATTTTTATTGTGGACCACCACCTCACCGGCTTTAGTGATTGACACCCCTGAACAAGTGGAAATCGACGGGAATGAATTTTTATCCGACCGGGCGATTCGCTCCCTGTTGCCGCTGTCGTACCCCCGATCTATCCTGCACGTTCGACCGCAAGAACTCGCCCGCGAGTTGGAATCCGCCGGGACGATCGCTAAAGCAACCGTTTCCCGGCAGTTGTTTCCCCCGGGACTCAAGGTGACGGTCCACGAACGCTATCCGGTGGCAATTGCCAATGAAGGAAATGCGATCGGCCCAGGGGTCCCCACCGCTACTCCCCCCGGACTCAGCCCTAATCCCGCCGTAGGCTCTCCCGGGGTGCGATCGGTGGGTTTGCTTGATGAACGGGGAACGTGGATGCCCTTGGAAAGCTACACCACCCTAGACCCCACCGCTCAACTGCCCCAACTCCGGGTCATCGGCCCCCTGGAGCAATACCGTTCGTCGTGGCAGTCTGTCTATCAATCCATTCGTCGCAGTCCCATCAAAATTCATGAAATCAATTGGCAGGACCCGGCGAATTTGATTTTAAAAACCGAACTCGGACTCGTTCATTGTGGCCCTTACAGCCCTCGCTTTGCCGAACAAGTGACCCGCTTGGGACAGATGGGGGATTTACCCAACCAAATTGATTTAGCCCAAATTGCTTATATTGACTTGACCAATCCCGATCGCCCCTCCCTTCAACGCATAGGTGTAACTGCCCCTCAAACCGTCCCCACCCCTGAAAATCCTTGA
- a CDS encoding TPM domain-containing protein translates to MQSTFPKRLLISVAAFFVAVSVWAIAPIPAQAYDNPELLPEIQTPIIDLANSLTSVQEENLVQELENFEAETGWKLRVLTQYDRTPGRAVKDYWDLNDKSVLLIADPRGGNLLGFNVGDELYPLLPRTFWIELQTRYGNQFFVRENGEDQAILSALNSVENCLRQGGCLVVPGLPREQWILTLITSTLGGVIFGFAAHPRKDRQAFSWQWALMFSPLWGILFIAFGLGPVISRTSDFLPLLRNILGFLLGALVAYLTPIINGSSTSET, encoded by the coding sequence ATGCAATCAACATTTCCGAAAAGACTTCTAATATCTGTCGCTGCCTTTTTCGTCGCTGTATCAGTTTGGGCGATCGCCCCGATTCCGGCTCAAGCTTATGACAATCCTGAGTTACTGCCGGAGATCCAAACCCCCATTATTGACCTCGCCAACTCCCTGACGAGCGTCCAGGAAGAGAACTTAGTCCAAGAGTTAGAGAATTTTGAAGCGGAAACCGGCTGGAAACTGAGGGTCCTGACCCAATACGATCGCACCCCGGGTCGGGCGGTTAAGGATTATTGGGACCTCAACGATAAGAGCGTCCTGCTGATTGCGGACCCTCGGGGGGGCAACCTCTTGGGATTCAATGTGGGGGATGAGCTCTACCCCTTACTCCCGAGAACCTTCTGGATCGAATTACAAACCCGGTACGGCAATCAATTTTTCGTGCGGGAGAATGGAGAGGACCAAGCAATTCTGAGCGCATTAAATAGCGTGGAAAATTGTCTGCGCCAAGGGGGATGCCTGGTGGTCCCCGGGTTGCCGAGGGAGCAATGGATCCTGACCCTGATTACCTCAACGTTGGGAGGCGTCATCTTTGGATTTGCCGCACATCCGAGGAAAGATCGACAAGCGTTTTCCTGGCAATGGGCCTTAATGTTTTCACCCCTATGGGGAATTTTATTTATTGCCTTTGGTTTGGGACCAGTGATCTCGCGGACCAGTGATTTTTTACCCTTACTGCGGAATATCCTCGGGTTTCTACTCGGTGCACTGGTTGCTTATTTAACGCCGATTATCAATGGGTCCTCGACTTCTGAAACTTAG
- a CDS encoding nSTAND1 domain-containing NTPase — MTDLDPPIECSLYNERSLQTLVRAIALSQGNFSLILVRCNYVTLQQTMVQRLESLCQNLFEEGHSVQSLVLPKTVSTLYSTLVDALNQQQPLAAVMIFGLDCTNGLEQLLVSANQVRDEFRNSFPFPLIWWVTEEVLASLIRFAPDLKSWAATSIKFEMETDSLLDLLHQEAGSLVPQLLAGGRNEGGYDWCIPHPLESNRRKELESAIKDCFNRGVTLDLDLCASVQFVLGRDEFCHDRLDRAIAHYHECLTLWQHLGPGSPLTEAISSADVERLGLLWFHLGLLYCRKAELYQAQSQQYLIEAESYLDRALTLFESSSRLDVVAQFSPLLSEVLAKLQRWDRLLEQVEKTLDLHQNHPVQLARDYGFMAEIALARFQWEQSKEYAQKAIAAIALNPVTDRQEQGLYLYLLARATVPELSLQDATSAPRTLNDGAPSWYQQSQSAIEILNFAQQVTKPERDPQLYISILKLLRSLYFEHQEYVEAFRLKQEQRSIETLYGFRAFVGAGLLQPHTKNPTPLLNPTADRPLDPKHSDFFGLPQEIAAAGRQSHIECLLERMTRADKKLTILYGESGVGKSSLVNAGFVPALAGRAIGDRLALPVVLRSYTDWMATLSKRLNETISQTLGIPPEPAMEWAELNGDQQPDKSPTAQKSADSTPPEAALSMLRSNVNRNLLTVIVFDQFEEFFFVHKTQESRQEFYRFLQICLDIPFVKIILSLRTDFLHYLLDCERLCYLDAINNDILSKEIRYQLSDFSAAQAVEVIQRLTARSQFYLEAELIEALVRDLANETGQVRPIELQLVGAQLQDDEEKITTLAQYQKLGDRPKEILIARSLVQVIRDCGPDNEKPAWSVLYRLTNQNNTRPLRTQDELKADAEITPAQLDLILKILEGAGLVFIHREESGDRYQLVHDYLVHPVRQKYETDFGPEAQLVQAEEAKKMTQAQLEKSNKTLKCQRGFLGFLAGLLAFASVFALAQKEQASIGVENAQITAISASSEALYVADREFDALVESLRAWRKLSLAKNPDSETKLRVATALQQAVYGVRERNRLEEHGAEVWSVAFSPDGQLLASGSNDTQVLLWNRNGSLHKKLVDYSLDVTGVSHADAVTSVAFSPDGNLIASASKDRTVKLWKRDGSLHKTLTGHTLSIYSATFSPDSQFVATASHDQTLKLWRVSDGSLVRTLTGHTDSVNWVTFSPDGQTLASASDDKTVKLWSLEGTLEKTFRVHTDWVTALAFSPDGRHLVSAGVDHTISVTNLTQNSTQTWKAHDDIVFSLSFSPDGRWFASAGDDNAIKIWKLDGTPIKTLKGHSGRVTSVNFSPDGMTLASASWDKTIRLWTLKDTFLKVLAGEVGHKGRVSSISLSPTGKQLASASWDNTVKIWSLEPGRTTEAVTTLQAPDGHGDRVFGVSFSHDGRAIASVSQDCTVKIWNAAKGTLLKTLVDPNLTADPDKHSDCPVARSHSDRAYAVSFSPDGQLIASGSRDKTVKIWRIDGTLLKVLEGHSERVNSVAFSPDGRLIASGSDDKMVKLWTKDGELLQTLAGRYPHQSYVTSVTFSPDGQRVASASWDNTVKIWNLDGTLEKTLLQGYSDSVESVRFSPDGRLLVSASWDGTVKLWSLKDGTLLKTLQGHTSGVLDVEFSPDGEIIASAGDDNTVILWNLDLDDLTRRACTWLHDYFKYSKNISEGDRALCQEAIKEQRFPKSSLPSVQRLSRSR; from the coding sequence ATGACTGATCTCGATCCACCCATTGAATGTTCCCTCTATAATGAGCGTTCCTTACAGACGTTGGTCCGTGCGATCGCCCTATCTCAAGGAAATTTTTCCTTAATTTTAGTCCGGTGCAACTATGTAACATTGCAGCAGACGATGGTCCAACGTCTCGAATCTCTCTGTCAAAACCTATTCGAGGAAGGACATTCTGTACAGTCTCTGGTTCTCCCGAAAACGGTCAGCACCCTGTACAGCACCTTGGTTGACGCTCTGAATCAGCAGCAACCCCTGGCGGCGGTGATGATTTTTGGGTTGGATTGCACCAATGGCTTGGAACAGTTGCTGGTGTCGGCCAATCAGGTGCGCGATGAATTTCGCAACAGTTTTCCCTTTCCCCTGATTTGGTGGGTGACTGAAGAAGTGCTCGCTTCTTTGATTCGGTTTGCACCGGATTTGAAAAGTTGGGCCGCTACCTCCATTAAATTTGAGATGGAAACCGATAGCTTGCTGGACTTGCTGCACCAAGAGGCCGGAAGTCTGGTTCCGCAGCTCCTCGCCGGAGGAAGGAATGAAGGCGGATATGACTGGTGCATCCCCCATCCCCTAGAGTCGAACCGACGCAAAGAACTGGAATCGGCAATTAAAGATTGCTTCAATCGCGGCGTGACCTTGGATCTGGACCTCTGTGCCAGCGTCCAGTTTGTCCTCGGTCGCGATGAGTTTTGCCACGATCGCCTCGACAGAGCGATCGCCCATTATCACGAATGTTTGACCTTATGGCAGCATCTTGGTCCCGGTTCCCCCCTCACGGAGGCCATTTCCTCAGCGGATGTCGAACGCCTGGGTCTGTTGTGGTTTCATTTAGGATTGTTATATTGCCGCAAGGCCGAACTCTACCAGGCTCAAAGTCAGCAATACCTGATAGAAGCCGAATCCTATCTCGATCGCGCCTTGACCCTGTTTGAGTCCAGTTCCCGCTTAGATGTTGTCGCCCAATTTAGCCCCCTGTTATCCGAGGTCCTAGCAAAGTTACAGCGCTGGGACCGCTTGCTCGAACAAGTGGAAAAAACCCTAGATCTCCATCAAAACCACCCCGTGCAATTGGCTCGGGATTATGGATTTATGGCAGAAATCGCCCTGGCGCGCTTCCAGTGGGAACAGTCGAAAGAGTACGCCCAAAAGGCGATCGCCGCGATCGCCTTGAATCCGGTTACCGATCGCCAAGAACAGGGATTATATTTGTACTTACTCGCCCGGGCCACAGTTCCTGAATTGAGCCTTCAGGACGCCACCTCCGCCCCCAGGACCTTAAATGATGGAGCCCCTTCCTGGTATCAACAGTCCCAATCCGCAATCGAAATTCTCAATTTTGCCCAACAAGTCACCAAACCGGAACGAGACCCCCAGCTTTATATTTCCATCTTAAAACTGTTGCGATCGCTCTATTTTGAGCATCAAGAATATGTCGAAGCCTTTCGCCTCAAACAAGAACAACGCTCCATTGAAACCCTCTATGGATTCCGGGCTTTTGTCGGTGCCGGATTGCTGCAACCGCACACCAAAAATCCTACACCCCTCCTCAACCCAACGGCCGATCGCCCCTTAGATCCAAAGCATTCCGACTTTTTCGGTCTTCCCCAAGAAATCGCCGCCGCAGGCCGCCAAAGCCATATTGAATGTTTGCTCGAACGCATGACTCGCGCCGATAAAAAACTCACCATTCTCTATGGAGAATCCGGGGTGGGCAAATCCTCCTTAGTGAATGCCGGATTCGTTCCCGCATTAGCCGGACGGGCGATCGGCGATCGCCTAGCATTGCCCGTCGTCCTCCGGTCCTATACCGACTGGATGGCCACCCTCTCCAAACGCCTCAATGAAACCATCAGCCAAACCCTGGGAATCCCCCCAGAGCCCGCTATGGAGTGGGCCGAACTCAATGGAGACCAACAGCCGGATAAAAGCCCGACTGCACAAAAGTCGGCGGACTCAACCCCCCCAGAAGCCGCCTTATCCATGCTGCGGTCCAATGTCAATCGCAATCTGTTAACCGTGATTGTTTTTGACCAATTTGAAGAATTTTTCTTTGTTCATAAAACCCAGGAAAGCCGACAAGAATTCTATCGCTTTTTACAAATCTGCCTAGATATCCCTTTTGTTAAAATCATCCTATCCCTGAGAACCGATTTCTTACATTATTTATTAGACTGCGAACGATTATGCTATCTCGATGCCATTAATAACGATATTCTCAGTAAAGAAATCCGCTATCAACTCAGTGATTTTTCCGCAGCCCAGGCCGTAGAAGTGATTCAGCGCTTAACGGCCCGCTCCCAATTTTACTTGGAAGCGGAACTGATTGAGGCATTAGTTCGGGATTTGGCCAATGAAACAGGTCAAGTGCGCCCGATTGAATTGCAACTGGTGGGCGCTCAACTGCAAGATGATGAAGAAAAAATCACCACCTTAGCGCAGTATCAAAAGCTAGGCGATCGCCCCAAAGAAATCCTCATTGCCCGATCGCTCGTCCAAGTCATTCGCGACTGTGGACCGGATAATGAAAAACCGGCTTGGTCCGTCCTCTACCGTCTGACCAATCAAAACAATACCCGACCCCTGCGTACCCAAGACGAATTAAAAGCAGACGCCGAAATCACCCCGGCACAACTTGACTTAATTTTAAAAATTCTCGAAGGCGCAGGTTTAGTCTTTATTCACCGAGAAGAATCCGGCGATCGCTATCAACTCGTCCATGACTATCTCGTTCACCCCGTCCGCCAAAAATACGAAACCGATTTTGGTCCCGAGGCGCAGTTAGTCCAGGCCGAAGAAGCCAAAAAAATGACCCAGGCGCAACTGGAAAAAAGCAATAAAACCCTCAAATGTCAACGGGGATTTTTAGGCTTCTTAGCTGGTTTATTAGCCTTTGCCAGTGTATTCGCCCTCGCCCAAAAAGAACAAGCCTCCATCGGCGTGGAAAATGCTCAAATTACCGCCATTAGTGCCTCCAGTGAAGCCCTCTATGTCGCCGATCGCGAATTTGATGCCTTAGTCGAAAGTTTAAGAGCATGGAGAAAACTCTCGTTGGCTAAAAACCCAGACTCCGAAACGAAACTGCGGGTGGCAACCGCCTTGCAACAAGCAGTCTATGGAGTGCGAGAACGCAACCGCTTAGAAGAACATGGTGCAGAAGTCTGGAGTGTCGCCTTCTCTCCTGATGGTCAATTGTTGGCCTCCGGAAGCAATGACACTCAGGTATTGCTGTGGAATCGCAACGGCAGTCTCCATAAAAAATTGGTAGATTATAGCCTCGATGTGACAGGAGTCAGTCATGCCGATGCCGTCACCAGCGTCGCCTTTTCTCCCGATGGGAATTTAATTGCCTCCGCCTCCAAAGACAGGACGGTTAAACTCTGGAAGCGCGATGGCAGTCTCCATAAAACACTCACCGGCCATACTCTGAGCATTTATAGTGCTACTTTTTCCCCGGATAGTCAATTTGTCGCCACCGCAAGTCATGATCAAACCCTCAAATTATGGCGGGTCTCCGATGGCAGTTTAGTCAGAACCTTGACAGGTCATACCGATTCCGTGAATTGGGTCACCTTCAGTCCCGATGGTCAAACCCTCGCCTCCGCTTCCGATGACAAAACCGTTAAACTCTGGAGTCTGGAGGGTACCTTGGAAAAGACGTTTAGGGTTCATACGGATTGGGTGACGGCATTGGCGTTTAGTCCCGATGGTCGTCATCTGGTTTCCGCTGGGGTGGACCATACCATTTCCGTGACGAACCTGACTCAGAACTCCACCCAAACCTGGAAAGCACATGATGATATTGTCTTTAGCCTGAGTTTTAGTCCCGATGGTCGCTGGTTTGCATCCGCAGGGGATGATAATGCCATTAAAATTTGGAAATTAGATGGGACGCCGATTAAAACCCTTAAGGGTCATAGTGGCCGAGTCACCAGTGTGAATTTTAGTCCCGATGGCATGACTTTAGCTTCCGCCAGTTGGGATAAAACCATTCGCCTGTGGACTCTGAAAGATACGTTTTTGAAAGTGTTAGCTGGGGAGGTGGGTCATAAGGGGAGAGTGTCCAGTATCAGCTTGTCTCCTACGGGAAAACAGTTAGCATCGGCGAGTTGGGATAATACCGTGAAAATTTGGAGTCTGGAACCGGGTCGGACGACAGAAGCGGTGACCACGTTACAGGCTCCCGATGGACATGGCGATCGCGTGTTTGGGGTGAGTTTTTCTCATGATGGTCGGGCGATCGCCTCGGTCTCTCAAGATTGTACGGTCAAAATTTGGAATGCTGCCAAGGGTACCCTGCTCAAAACTTTAGTAGACCCGAATTTGACCGCCGACCCTGACAAACATTCCGATTGTCCCGTGGCTCGTAGTCACAGCGATCGCGCTTATGCGGTCAGTTTCTCTCCCGATGGTCAATTAATTGCCTCCGGTTCTCGGGATAAAACCGTCAAAATTTGGCGGATTGATGGCACGTTATTGAAAGTTTTGGAAGGACACTCGGAACGGGTGAATAGTGTCGCCTTTTCCCCCGATGGTCGTCTGATTGCCTCCGGTTCCGATGATAAAATGGTCAAACTCTGGACCAAGGACGGTGAACTCCTCCAAACCCTCGCCGGTCGCTATCCTCATCAGTCTTATGTCACCAGCGTCACCTTCTCTCCCGATGGTCAACGGGTTGCTTCCGCCAGTTGGGATAATACCGTGAAAATTTGGAATCTCGATGGAACCTTGGAAAAAACCCTGTTGCAAGGGTATAGCGATAGTGTGGAAAGTGTGCGCTTTTCCCCGGATGGTCGGCTGTTGGTTTCCGCCAGTTGGGATGGCACGGTTAAGCTTTGGAGTCTCAAAGATGGGACGTTATTAAAAACCCTGCAAGGTCATACGTCCGGGGTTTTAGATGTGGAATTCAGTCCCGATGGTGAAATTATTGCCTCGGCGGGCGATGATAATACGGTGATTTTGTGGAATTTGGATTTGGATGATTTAACTCGCCGTGCTTGTACTTGGCTCCATGATTATTTCAAGTATTCCAAAAATATCAGCGAGGGCGATCGGGCGCTTTGCCAGGAAGCGATTAAGGAACAACGATTTCCTAAATCTAGCCTTCCCTCTGTACAACGGTTGAGCCGGTCTCGATAA
- a CDS encoding ATP-binding protein, translating into MKLDLPRFYKACNPSKVLDMANEEDREYYIDFSSVRGGNIIRELGRTISLLSGNEPTCQLFTGHIGCGKSTELFRLKKDLEAEGYHVVYFESSHDLDMADVDITEILLSIARQVSESLEKINLCVEPKRGFRDLLKGAADLLQTPIELSGEASLPGIGTFSASSEGELGFSLPGGIGSITAKARHSPRLRQQLRQYLEPRTNNILEAINSELLHPATEILNQRGKKGLVAIVDNLDRVDSVRKPSGRTQPEYLFVDRGEQLRKLNCHVVYTIPLSLIFSNDLGRLSSRFGVKPKVLPMVPIRERDGSVYAEGMKLLRNMVLARAFPHIPASEREDMMAMVFDCSETLNRLCSVSGGHVRNLLGLLYSCLQLQDPPFSRDCLENVIKEYRDDLIAAITDEEWELLFQALEQKHVQGDEDYQLLLRSMFLFEYRDRDGRWYWINPALAEAPKFKEWMSEYPA; encoded by the coding sequence ATGAAACTAGATTTGCCGAGATTTTATAAAGCTTGTAATCCCAGTAAAGTCTTGGATATGGCGAATGAGGAAGACCGAGAATACTATATTGATTTTTCTTCAGTTCGAGGCGGAAATATTATCCGAGAACTGGGTAGAACGATTAGTTTACTCTCTGGAAATGAACCGACCTGCCAGCTATTTACTGGACATATTGGCTGTGGAAAATCCACGGAATTATTCCGACTAAAAAAAGACTTGGAAGCGGAAGGATACCACGTTGTCTATTTCGAGTCTTCTCATGATTTGGATATGGCTGACGTAGATATCACTGAAATTCTCTTGAGTATTGCCCGTCAAGTTTCAGAAAGTTTAGAGAAGATTAACCTCTGCGTTGAACCTAAACGGGGGTTCCGGGATTTACTCAAAGGCGCGGCGGATCTGTTGCAAACTCCCATAGAACTGAGCGGTGAAGCCTCGCTTCCCGGGATTGGAACCTTTAGTGCCAGCAGTGAGGGAGAACTGGGCTTTTCCTTGCCTGGAGGGATTGGTTCAATTACGGCCAAAGCTCGACATAGCCCTCGATTGCGGCAACAGTTGCGCCAATATTTAGAGCCACGCACTAATAATATTTTGGAAGCGATTAATAGTGAATTGCTTCATCCGGCGACGGAGATTCTCAATCAGCGGGGGAAAAAAGGATTGGTGGCGATCGTGGATAATTTAGACCGGGTGGATAGCGTCAGAAAGCCTTCGGGACGGACGCAACCGGAATATCTCTTTGTCGATCGCGGTGAGCAATTGCGGAAGCTGAATTGTCATGTGGTTTATACCATTCCCTTGTCTTTAATTTTTTCCAATGACTTGGGCCGCTTGAGTTCTCGATTTGGGGTAAAACCGAAGGTTTTACCGATGGTTCCGATACGGGAACGGGATGGGAGTGTCTATGCTGAGGGGATGAAGTTACTCAGAAATATGGTCCTCGCCCGGGCATTTCCCCACATTCCGGCATCGGAACGAGAGGACATGATGGCGATGGTGTTTGACTGTTCGGAAACCTTAAATCGTTTGTGCAGCGTTAGTGGGGGTCATGTACGGAATTTACTGGGACTGCTTTATAGCTGTCTACAGTTACAAGACCCACCGTTTTCCCGCGACTGTCTGGAAAATGTGATTAAAGAATATCGCGATGATTTAATTGCGGCGATTACCGATGAGGAGTGGGAGTTGTTATTTCAAGCGTTGGAACAGAAGCACGTCCAAGGGGATGAGGATTATCAACTGTTGTTGAGAAGTATGTTTCTGTTTGAGTATCGCGATCGCGATGGACGGTGGTATTGGATTAATCCCGCTTTGGCCGAAGCCCCTAAATTTAAGGAATGGATGTCAGAATATCCCGCCTAA
- a CDS encoding DUF1823 family protein has protein sequence MSELPPLNFDTIWDILNDKIDDLTVNRLVWHSLGYRYEEMTQVWNTDAVDPLWRDEYPEPPDFIASRPATVKLTRSIPKENKQLLKEKLGFSGYKVGELVPRLTRRATMANWLLSYLESQP, from the coding sequence ATGTCTGAATTACCTCCCCTCAATTTTGATACGATTTGGGATATTCTCAATGATAAGATTGATGATTTAACGGTTAATCGCTTGGTTTGGCATTCTTTAGGGTATCGTTATGAGGAAATGACTCAAGTTTGGAATACGGATGCTGTTGATCCGCTGTGGCGGGACGAGTATCCAGAACCCCCGGATTTTATCGCCAGCCGACCGGCAACTGTTAAACTCACTCGTTCTATTCCTAAAGAAAATAAGCAACTGCTGAAGGAAAAGTTGGGGTTTTCGGGTTACAAGGTGGGTGAGTTGGTTCCCCGCTTAACCCGTCGCGCTACGATGGCGAATTGGTTATTAAGTTATTTAGAATCTCAGCCCTGA
- a CDS encoding WD40 repeat domain-containing protein, with protein MDWTTPLKFQQADFIKRLNHQSAELLHCQSPGLHGEQVTIAGERFRAILSACEQRLSWTQSPTPISERFRDRLRHQLGVEAVATYLDHRVTRIDPDQPPQSPSPGDFTLKANPAITLSVQAIWGSTSPLVWDLELSQIKHQSAIIFVLIPEPIPPSQSEYHPILAGFLPTHLIAMSEGRARLCLNDLFYMGGLNLYLESLSSIPVSTEWLRILTGTSNYVYPVAISADGGLVASSSYDGTIKLWKLRDREITQALCGHSWSFYPIAGGQAGQSLASGSTEKKLNLWQRGRGDFIRTLAGHTSGVSAIAISEDSKILVSGGYDGTIEIWDLLQGQRLRTLSGHSGTVRPISLSPDGTILATGGIDKKLNLWNLQTGALIRSFNIDTDVAISLAISPNGQLLISGSQDGTIKIWNLESGCLIRAIAAHSGIVRGVTLSHDGKTLASGSLEKTIKLWNVDTGDLLRTLTGHPDPTITFAIDSEGPNLDTSLLRHYQPGWEEPRQWQ; from the coding sequence ATGGACTGGACAACCCCCCTAAAATTTCAACAGGCGGATTTTATTAAACGGCTCAATCACCAGAGTGCCGAACTGCTGCATTGCCAGTCTCCGGGTTTGCATGGCGAACAGGTGACGATCGCCGGTGAACGCTTCCGGGCAATTCTTTCCGCCTGTGAACAGAGACTGTCTTGGACTCAATCCCCGACCCCCATCTCGGAACGGTTTCGCGATCGCCTCCGCCATCAGCTAGGGGTCGAAGCTGTCGCCACCTATTTAGATCACCGGGTGACTCGAATTGACCCAGATCAGCCGCCCCAATCCCCAAGTCCGGGCGATTTTACCCTCAAAGCGAATCCCGCGATCACCCTTTCCGTTCAGGCCATTTGGGGTTCCACTTCCCCCTTAGTCTGGGATCTGGAACTCTCCCAAATTAAGCACCAATCGGCCATCATTTTTGTCCTGATTCCCGAACCGATTCCCCCGTCCCAGTCCGAATATCACCCGATTTTAGCTGGATTTTTACCCACCCATTTAATCGCCATGAGCGAGGGTCGCGCCCGCCTCTGCCTCAATGACCTCTTTTATATGGGTGGACTGAATCTCTATCTGGAATCCCTGAGCTCTATCCCGGTTTCTACGGAATGGTTACGCATCCTCACGGGCACCTCCAACTATGTCTATCCCGTTGCCATCAGTGCCGATGGGGGTCTCGTTGCCAGCAGCAGTTACGATGGTACGATTAAACTCTGGAAACTGCGCGATCGCGAAATTACTCAAGCCCTCTGTGGACATTCTTGGTCCTTTTATCCCATCGCTGGGGGTCAAGCGGGACAATCTCTCGCCAGTGGCAGTACAGAAAAAAAATTGAATCTGTGGCAACGGGGTCGCGGGGATTTTATTCGCACCCTAGCTGGACATACCAGCGGAGTCAGTGCCATTGCCATTAGTGAAGATAGCAAAATTTTGGTCAGTGGCGGCTACGATGGGACTATCGAGATTTGGGACCTCCTCCAAGGGCAACGGTTGCGGACCCTCAGTGGTCATTCTGGAACCGTTCGCCCGATTTCCCTCAGTCCTGATGGGACCATACTCGCCACCGGAGGCATTGATAAAAAGCTTAATCTGTGGAATCTCCAAACTGGGGCTTTAATTCGCTCCTTTAATATTGATACCGATGTGGCAATTTCTCTGGCGATTAGTCCCAACGGTCAATTGTTAATCAGTGGTTCTCAGGATGGGACCATTAAAATTTGGAATTTAGAATCCGGCTGTTTGATTCGGGCGATCGCCGCTCATTCCGGCATCGTTCGCGGCGTCACCCTCAGTCACGATGGCAAAACCCTCGCCAGTGGCAGCCTGGAAAAAACCATTAAACTCTGGAATGTGGACACCGGCGATCTGTTGCGAACCCTGACGGGTCATCCAGACCCCACCATTACCTTCGCGATCGACTCCGAGGGACCCAACCTGGATACCAGCTTATTGCGTCACTACCAACCCGGTTGGGAAGAACCCAGACAATGGCAATAA